One window of Pseudomonas urmiensis genomic DNA carries:
- a CDS encoding alpha/beta fold hydrolase, producing the protein MSQLARKTELQTTRSTRGNDVIIFIHGLSGSSGTWDQMLKVLIGYRDLDHIGYDCYQYPTQLWRGPFGKKMSSIQEISEGLKTFIASKHKGKNILIVAHSLGGVIARHYILESMKFKRDHYVTGLLLYASPLAGAGLANLASRFSWRHPHLKQLSVKADLLTSMNGEWVALDVASSIKVRSVIAGSDSVVSRESSSPYVGDQTTDTLIEYGHINITKPDNAEDLRFKILRDFISQWTPDSSLSGFNPNNFSASDILFDAYSTRVEKFYVPRAEDQVIAAAANASNIWLSGPPGVGKTAALKRLITKEKWKFHHLILDSFRDVTAADLMREICNALNESAGVDKVLPRGLTDSDLVKAFKKAIASLANNQALALLVEEIPLASGAEYNKFIDYCYRMTLECESIHDNCRVIWLFSSIKDPTKDLKECTAKLYEKIQFIGFGAWRDTDITTLISMINTNLSTGFSPEDVGLIVSSCNGSPRFVKMLFRSTRNEIGGSAPLRELLGNVKRDVVT; encoded by the coding sequence ATGTCGCAATTGGCAAGGAAAACTGAATTGCAAACCACTCGGAGTACCAGAGGGAACGATGTAATTATCTTTATCCATGGGTTGTCTGGCTCAAGTGGAACTTGGGACCAAATGCTGAAGGTACTCATAGGGTATCGCGATTTGGACCATATTGGTTATGATTGTTATCAGTATCCAACTCAGCTATGGCGTGGGCCGTTTGGCAAAAAAATGTCAAGCATTCAAGAGATTTCCGAAGGCCTGAAGACGTTTATTGCATCCAAGCATAAAGGCAAAAATATCCTCATAGTGGCTCATAGTTTGGGCGGTGTAATCGCCAGGCACTACATACTAGAGTCTATGAAATTCAAAAGAGACCACTATGTTACGGGCTTGTTGTTGTACGCCTCTCCATTAGCAGGTGCCGGGTTGGCAAATCTTGCGTCGAGATTTTCGTGGCGACACCCTCACCTTAAACAGCTTTCAGTTAAAGCAGACTTGCTGACCTCGATGAATGGTGAGTGGGTTGCTTTAGATGTCGCCTCCTCGATAAAGGTCCGCAGTGTTATTGCCGGTAGTGATTCTGTTGTTTCGCGGGAAAGTTCGTCACCCTATGTTGGAGATCAAACGACTGATACGCTGATAGAGTATGGGCATATAAATATAACAAAGCCCGATAATGCCGAGGATTTGAGGTTTAAAATCCTGCGGGACTTCATCTCGCAGTGGACTCCCGATTCTAGTCTGTCTGGGTTCAATCCGAATAACTTTAGCGCTTCAGATATATTATTTGATGCTTATAGTACAAGAGTGGAAAAATTCTATGTGCCGCGCGCTGAGGATCAGGTAATTGCTGCTGCAGCAAACGCCTCTAATATTTGGCTGAGTGGGCCACCAGGTGTCGGAAAAACGGCTGCGCTGAAGCGGTTGATTACTAAAGAAAAATGGAAGTTCCATCACCTAATATTAGATAGCTTTCGTGATGTGACGGCGGCAGATCTTATGCGCGAAATCTGTAACGCTCTAAACGAGAGTGCAGGTGTAGATAAAGTGCTGCCGAGAGGTCTTACAGATAGTGATCTGGTGAAAGCGTTCAAAAAAGCTATTGCCAGCCTTGCAAATAATCAAGCGTTAGCATTACTAGTCGAAGAAATACCACTTGCTAGCGGTGCAGAGTATAATAAGTTCATCGATTATTGTTATAGAATGACTTTGGAATGTGAAAGCATTCATGACAATTGTCGTGTGATATGGCTTTTCTCGTCTATTAAAGATCCTACGAAAGATTTGAAAGAGTGCACTGCTAAGCTGTATGAAAAAATACAATTTATTGGGTTTGGCGCTTGGAGAGATACTGACATAACCACGCTGATATCAATGATAAATACCAATCTAAGTACTGGTTTTAGTCCAGAGGACGTAGGTCTTATTGTATCAAGTTGTAACGGTTCACCACGATTTGTAAAAATGCTTTTTAGGAGTACGCGAAACGAAATCGGTGGTTCTGCGCCTTTGCGGGAGCTGTTGGGAAACGTTAAGAGAGATGTTGTAACATGA